A region of the Methylobacterium nodulans ORS 2060 genome:
GTCCCGGAGCCGGATCCACGAACAGGCCGGCCGCGAAGGACAGGATGAGGTAGCCGTGCGCGACGCGGCCGGGGAAGAAGGGATTGGCCTTGGCGGCCTCCTCGTTCATGTGGGCGTAGAAGGTGTCGCCCGTGAAGCTGGCGAAGTGCTCGATGTCGTCGAGCGTGATCACCCGCGAGGGCGTCTCGACCGTGTCCCCGACAGCGAGCGCGTCGTAGTCGCGCCGGAAGGGATGCTCGGCCGTGACGGGCGCCGGGGCGCCCGAGAGCCATGTGCGGGTCAGGGCCGAGAGCCGCGCAGGCGAGCCCTGAACCGCCGTGCGCTGCAAGTAGTGGAAGACGCCGCGCAGGCCGCCGAGTTCCTCCCCGCCGCCAGCCCGGCCGGGTCCACCGTGCACGAGACCCGGCAGGGGCGAGCCGTGGCCCGTGGATTCCTTGGCGCAGTCGCGATCGAGCACGTGCACGCGGCCGTGGTGGGCGGCGATGCCGAACACGAGGCTCTCGGCGACCTCGGGGTCAGCCGTGACCACCGAGGCGACGAGACTGCCCTCCCCCTTCGCCACCAGGGCCACCGCGTCGTCGAGGTCGTCATAGGCCATCACCGTGGCTACCGGACCGAACGCCTCCACCGCGTGGGGCGCGACGGCCCGCAGGGGATCCGGGCACCGCAGCAGGACCGGCGCCATGAACGCCCCGGCCTCAGGGTCCGCGCCGATCGCCGTGACGGTCTCGGGATCCCCGAAGACGATCTCCGCCTCCCGAGCGATCTCCGCAACGGCCTCACGCGTGGCGGCGCGCTGGCTCAGGCTCGCGAGCGGGCCCATGCGCACGTCCTCCCGGCGGGGATCGCCAACCGGCACCGCGGCGAGCTGCGCCTTGAGCGCACCGATGACGGCCGGCTCCAACGCGCGCGGGACGATGACGCGGCGGATGGCGGTGCACTTCTGGCCCGCCTTCACCGTCATCTCGCGGACGACCTCTTTGACGAAGAGGTTGAACTCCGGCGTGCCCTCCGCCGCATCGGGCCCGAGCACTGCGGCGTTAAGGGAATCCCGCTCGGCGATGAAGCGCACCGCTTGGCGCGAGACCGCCGGGTGGTCGCGCAGGACCTGTGAGGTCGCAGCCGACCCGGTGAAGGAGAGGACGTCCTGCCCGGCGAGGTGGTCGAGCAGGTCGCCGGCCGACCCGCACAGGAGCTGGAGCGCGCCCTTCGGCAGGACGTCCGCCTCCACGATCAGGCGCACCACTGCTTCAGCAACGTAGGCGGTTGCGGTGGCTGGTTTGGTGATAACAGGCACCCCGGCGAGGATGGAGGGGGCGAGCTTCTCCAGCATGCCCCAGCAAGGGAAGTTGAAGGCGTTGACGTGCACGGCGACGCCGCGCAGCGGTGTCATGACGTGCATTCCCAGGAACGAGCCGCCCCTGGAGAGGGGCTCAGGCCCGCCGTCCACGACGAAGCGTTGGGCCGGCAGCTCCCGCCGCCCACGCGATGCATAGGCGAACAGGGTGCCGATACCTCCGTCGATGTCGAAGGCGTTGTCGCGCTTGGTGGCGCCCGTGTCGGCGGCAAGCTCCGCGAGCGCGTCCTTGTGGGCGGTCAGGTGGGTAGCGAGCGCGCGAAGCCGGTCGGCACGCTCGTGAAAGGTGAGCGCACGCAAGGCCGGACCGCCGACGGTCCGGGCGTGGTGCACCATGGCTGCCATATCGAGCCCCCGCGTGGAGGAGCGCGCCACGATCCGTCCGTCGATGGCACTCGGAATGTCGACGAGCCCCTCCTCCGGGACGAACCAGCGATCGAGGGCGTAGCTGTTGAGGATACGAGTCATCTGAATTGTCCTTCCCTAGTGCCAGTCGGCGAAGCTGCGACCTGTGCGCGCCAGCTCGACGAGGAGGGGCGCAGGCTCCGAGCCAGAGCCACCCGCCTCCTGAGCCGCTTTCATCTCTGCGAGGACGCGCGGCAGTCCCATCTGGTCGGCAGCCCACATCGGTCCGCCCTTGGTGCGTGGGAAGCCGTAGCCATTGACGAACACGACATCGATGTCGGAGGCGCGCAGCGCGACACCCTCCGCGAGGGCTTTCGCACCCTCATTGGCCATGACCGCAAGAAGGCGGTTCTGGATCTCCAAAGCCGTGAAGGTACGGGGAACGATGCCCTTCTCCGCACGCGCCGCAGCGATCAGCTGCGTGACCAACGGATCGACGGATTTCCGTCCCGCTGCATCATAGGCGTACCACCCTGCATTCGTCTTCCGCCCGAGGCGCTGGAGCTCACACAGGCGGTCCGGGATCGCGACGTAACGCTCGCGAGAGTCACGGGTCGCAGCTCGGCGCTTCCTCATGGCGAAGGCGATGTCGAGGCCGGACATATCGGACACGGTGAAGATGCCCATGGCAAAGCCGTAGGCCTCGAGCGCTGCATCGACGGCATCGGGAGCCGCCCCGTCTTCGACAAGGTACTCCGCATGGCGCCGATAGGCTGCATAGATGCGGTTCCCGATGAAGCCGTCGCAATTCCCAGCCACCACGGGCTGCTTGCCTGCCCTCCTCGCGAGGGTGAGTGCGGTGGCGATCACCTCGGGTGCAGTGGCCCTGCCACGCACCACCTCGAGGAGCTTCATGACATGGGCGGGAGCAAAGAAATGCAGCCCCACCACGTCCTGCGGGCGGCAAGTGGCAGCCGCGATCGCGTCGAGGTCCAAGTAGGAGGTGTTCGTGGCGAGCACCGCGCCGCTCTTCGCGACAGCGTCGAGGCGGCGAAAAATATCCGCCTTCACTGCCATGTCCTCGAAGGCGGCCTCGACGATGAGGTCGGCAGCGGCAAGACAGCTCCAATCCGACGTTGGAAGGATGCGACCGAGTCTTTCCGCCACATCCGCTTCCGAAATGCGACCACTCTTCACCTGTCGCTCGTAGAGGTCGCGAACCCGGCTGAGCCCGGCCGAAGCCGCCGTGTCGTCGCGCTCGACCAGCATCACAGGCAGACCGGCGTCGGCGAGGGCGACCGCGATGCCCGCGCCCATCGTCCCGGCGCCGATCACCGCGACCATGGCCACGTGACGCGCAACCGCCTCCGCCATTCCTGGGACTTTGCCGGCCTCGCGCTCGGCGAAGAAGAGATGGCGCAGAGCGCGCGCTTCCGAGCTCCCTCGCAAGGCAAGAAAGGCAGCGCGCTCTTGAGCAAGGCCGGAGGCGAAATCGCCTTCATGCGCGGCGCTGATCACCCGGATCGCGGCCTCGATCGCCGGAACACTCTTCGCCGCTTTCCGTGCGCGGGAGAAGGCCAGCGCCTCCGCGGCCGCATCACCCCGCGGAACGGGAAGCTCCGAGACGCGGCGTTTGGCCACGTGCGGCGCTCGTTCGAGGGCAGCGACCAGGAGGTCTCCCGTCACCACCTCGTCCAACAGACCAAGGTCGTGGGCCTCCGGCGCCTTCAGCACGCGACCTTCGCCAATGAGCGACACCGCCCGGGCCACGCCGACGAGGCGCGGCAAGCGCTGCGTCCCCCCCGCTCCCGGGATGAGACCGAGCCTGATTTCGGTCAGGCCGAGTTGCGCCGCGGGTCCACCGAGACGCGCATCGCAAGCGAGCGCGATCTCTAAGCCCGCGCCCAGAGCCGGGCCGCCGATGGCCGCGATCAGCGGCTTGGTACAAGCATCGATCGCCGCGACGACGTCGGGCAGGAGCGGCTCGCCCGGAGGCTGGTTCATCTCGCGGATGTCGGCACCCGCGATGAAGCGGCCCTCAACGCCAGTGATCACCAATGCCGTAACAGAGGAATCGGCATCGAGCTTGCGCACGGCAGCGAGGAGGCCCTGCCGCACCGCCTGCGACAGGGCATTCACCGGAGGGTGATCGATGGTGATCACCGCCACCGTCCCGTGGCGGTGGACCTGGACGGGAGATGTCGAGGTACTCACGCTCACACCCTCTCGATGAGGGCGGCGATCCCCTGTCCAACGCCAATGCACATCGTGGCGACCGCGCGCTTGCCGCCGCGGACCTCGAGCGCACTCACGGCCGTCATTGCGAGCCGCGCCCCCGACATGCCGAGCGGATGGCCTAGCGCGATGGCTCCGCCGTGAGGGTTCACGTGCTCCGCATCGTCCGGCAGCCCGAGCTCGCGCAATACCGCCAGGGCCTGTGAGGCGAACGCCTCGTTGAGCTCGATCAGGTCGATCTCGCTCAGAGAGAGTCCATTCTTCGCGAGGAGCTTGCGGGTGGCCGGGGCAGGCCCGATGCCCATGATGCGCGGTGGCACGCCCGCCTGCACGACGGACACCACCCGCGCCCGCGGCGTGAGGCCATACTTCCGTGCGGCTTCTTCTGAAGCAAGGATGAGGGCACCGGCCCCGTCATTCACGCCGGAGGCGTTGCCGGCCGTTACGGTGCCGCCCTCCTTGCGAAACGAGGTCTTCAGGGCCGCCAGCTGCTCCAGCGTGGTGTCGGGGCGCGGATGCTCGTCCCGATCTACCCGGATCACCGCCCCCTTCTTGCCCTTCACCTCCAGAGCCACGATCTCGCGGTCGAAGAACCCCTCGGCCTGGGCCGCCGCTGCGCGCTGCTGCGAGCGAAGAGCGAAGAGGTCCTGGTCCTGTCGCGAGATCCGGAACTCTTCGGCGACGTTCTCGCCGGTTTCGGGCATGGAATCGATGCCGTACTGAGCCTTCATCAGCGGGTTCACAAAGCGCCAGCCGATGGTGGTGTCGAACACCTCCGCTTGGCGGGAGAAGGCCTCCGTCGCCTTGCCCATCACGAAGGGCGCACGCGTCATGCTCTCCACGCCGCCCGCCAGCATGAGGTCCGCATCGCCCGTCATGATGGCACGGGCGGCGATGCCGACCGCGTCGAGGCCCGAGCCGCACAGCCGGTTGACCGTTGTCCCCGGTGCGCTCACTGGCAGGCCGGCGAGCAGCGCCGCCATGCGAGCGACGTCCCGGTTGTCCTCCCCGGCCTGGTTGGCGCAGCCGAGCACCACGTCGTCCACCGCCTCCCAGTCGATACCCGGGTTGCGCTCCTTCAGCACGCGGATCGGATAGGCCGCGAGGTCGTCGGCGCGAACGTCCTTGAGCGCGCCGCCATAGCGGCCGATGGGCGTGCGGGCGAAATCGCAAATATAGGCGTGAGACATGGTGCTCTCCTTGGAAGCGGAATTCAGGCGGCAGCCGGACGACGAACACATACGACGCGAAAGCGCCCAGCTACGAAGGCAGTGTCGGTCAGGCAGGCATTTCCGGCGGGATTGGCGCCCGTAACGTGATAGTCACTGAAGGCTGCACTTTGATTGACGTAGATCCCGCCTGTTAAATTCACAGAGAGCGCGACACCTGCTCGGGCATACGACGGGATCGCCCTCGCGATCTGCGCCTCGTCCGTGCTGTAGAGCGCGGCCGTGATCGCGCCCTTGGTGCGGGCTGCGGCGCTCGCCCGCGCAATGCCTTCCTCGGCGTCGTGCACCGCGACGATGAAGGCGATCGGCCCGAACCATTCTTCAAGCGCAGGAGTGGCCTCGGACGCATCGAGCGAGATCAGGAGCGGTGTTGCAGTCCGAGCCCTCTCGAGCGGTAGGGCTGAGCTGTCACGCACGACCCTGCCAAGGGTACGCGCCGCTTCGATACGCGTGAGGGTTTCCGGACTCTGGATCGCTCCGAGCACCGCACCTGCACGAACCGGATCTGAGAGCAGCGCATCGATAGCGCCTGCGATCGACGCGGCCACCGCCTCGAAGCTCTTGTGCCCCTCGTCAGTCGAGATCCCAGACGCTGGAACAAAAATGGTCTGAGGCGCAGTGCACATCTGTCCGCTATAGAGGGACAGGGAGAAAGCGATGTTCTGGCACATCGCCGAGAAGGCATTTGTCGAGGCGATGACGATCGTGTTCACGCCCGCCTCTTCGGTGAACAGGAGCTTGTCCGTCACGTTGGTCCGTAGCCAGCTGCCAAAGGCTGAAGAACCTGTGAAATCGACGATGTCGATGGCCGCGTGCGTCGCCAGAATTTTCGCGAGCGGAGCTTCTGTCGTGTCCGGCGCGAGCTGGAGCACGTCGGGATCGAAGCCCTGCCCAGCGAGCACCTCGCGCCCAATCTTCACGGTTAAAGCGAGTGGCAGAATCGCGGCCGGGTGCGGCTTCACGATGACAGCATTGCCAGTCGCAAGGTTCGCAAAGAGGGCCGGGTAGCTATTCCAAGTCGGGAAAGTGGCGCAGCCGATGATGAGCCCGATACCACGGGGCACGACGAAGAAATTCTTGTCGAGGCGGATGAACGACCGCCCGATCGGTTTCTCCCAACGGACGGCCTCGGGGACGCGCGTCATTTCCGCATACGCGTAGGCGACGGCCTCGAGCCCCCGGTCCTGCGCGTGAGGCCCTCCGGCCTGGAAGGCCATGGCGGAAGCCTGTCCGGTCGTATGCTCCACCGCCTGGGCGATCAGAAAGCTCGCCGCGTTCAGGCGTACGAGGATCTCGAGTGTGACGCCGACGCGCTGCTCCACCGACGCTTCCGACCAGGCTGCATGCGCCCTCTGAGCCGCCGCAACGAGATCATCCGCAGCTTGTGAGCGATAAGTGATGCCGAGCCGCATACCGAAGGGAGACACTTCCTCGCCGACCCAGCAGCCGCGCAGCTCATCCTGCTCATCGCGCGCAAGCTCGAAAGGGCGATTCTTCAGGGCCTCGAAGGCCGCCTGTCCCTCGGCCGGGGCCGAGCCAGGATAGGCTTTCGGATGCTCGGGGAAAGCCGACCAAAACTCTCGACGGCGTGACGCAGCAACCGCCGCATCGAGCAGCGCGGCGTGAGCCTGAAACAGATCGTCCACGACATTCCTCCCGAGTACGACGCGGTCTTCAACGACGTTGACACCCGTGCCACTTCGGCTATCATTAACCGGTCGATCGGTTAATGCAAGAGGCTTCCACCCTCATTGTGGAGCCCGGATAGGGAGGCCGACGTGGATCCATCGCTTCTCGTGGCGCATCATGACGGCTGGACGGAGCTGACGCTCAACCGTCCCGACCGCCTCAACTCCTTCAATGAAGAGCTGAGCCGGGCGCTCGCCGCGGCGCTAGATGACGCAGAAGATGACGCCTGTCGCGCGGTCCTTCTCACGGGGGCCGGCCGTGGTTTCTGTGCGGGGCAGGATCTCGGCGAGCGCGTCAGCGCCGATGGTCCCCCAGATCTCGGCTACACGATCGAGACCTTCTACAACCCCCTGGTCCGGCGGCTCCGCGGATTGCGCAAGCCTGTCGTATGCGCGGTGAACGGAGTCGCCGCGGGCGCGGGCGCAAACCTTGCGCTCGCCTGCGACATTGTGCTGGCCGCGCGCTCGGCCAAGTTTATTCAGGCCTTCGCCAAGATCGGCCTCGTGCCGGATTCCGGCGGCACCTTCTTCCTGCCGCGCCTGATCGGCGAGGCCCGCGCGCGCGCAGTTTCCCTGCTTGCCGAGCCGGTGAGCGCGGAGACGGCCGAGAGTTGGGGTCTCATCTGGCGGGCGGTGGACGATGTGGCTCTGCTCCCGGAGGCTCGGGCGCTCGCCGCCCACCTCGCCACCCAGCCGACGCAGGGCCTCGCGTTGGCCAAGGCGGCGCTTAATGCCTCGGCCGGCAATACGCTCGATGCACAACTCGACCTCGAGCGCGACCTGCAGCGCGAGGCGGGTCGCACGCCGGATTACCGCGAGGGTGTCACCGCCTTCATGGAGAAGCGGCCGGCCCGCTTCTCGGGGCGGCGCTCATAAACATCGCTTAACGAGGGAGGTGATGGATGTCTCTGCCAACCAATGGGGCTCCACCTGAAATGGTGTGCGGCCAGCCCCCAACCGGCCTTCTAGCTCGTTCTGAACAGGGGGTGCTGCAATGGCTGTGACCTATAACTCTCAGGAGCAGAGGGTGGACATCGGCCAGATCCTCGATGACGGCCCTTGGACAACGATGCAGAAGATAGTGGTTGTTCTGGCCGCGCTCGCAATTGTGGCAGATGGCTTTGATGGCCAACTCATCGGATTTGCGATCCCCCTCATCATCAAAGAATGGAACGTAACTCGGGGTGATTTTGCGCCTGTGGTGGCGTCCGGCCTCATCGGCATGGCGATCGGAAGTGCGTGCGCAGGGATGTTGGCCGACCATTTTGGACGGCGCATGGGTGTCATCTGCAGTGTCTTGCTATTCAGTTTAGCGACCTGCGCTATCGGCTTCTCCGAGAACCTTTGGATGATGGCTGCGCTTCGGTTCGTCGCGGGGCTCGGGATCGGTGGCGCGCTTCCGACCTCGACCACCATGACGGCGGAGTACACCCCTGCCCGAAGCCGAACGATAGCCATCACAGCTACCATCGTTTGCTTCCCGCTGGGCGGCATGCTCAGCGGAGTATTCGCAAGCTTTATTCTCCCAGCGTTCGGCTGGCGCGGTCTATTCTGGATAGGCGGTACGATCCCGCTCCTTCTCGCTTTAGTGCTGTTTTTTCGTCTACCGGAGTCTCCTCGCTTTTTGGCTCACCACCATGCCCGTTGGCCCGAGTTGATCAGGCTACTCGGACGCATGTCCCGCCCTGTGTCGGCAGGGTCGACGTTCATCGACAGCAGGGAAGAAAAGGTCGAGGAAGATGCTGGTTTGCGCGCTCTGTTCGAAGAGGGGCGCCGACGCGACACAATTGCCCTCTGGCTCGCGACCTTTGCATGCCTGTTGGCCGTGTACAGTGCATTCAGCTGGCTGCCGACCATGTTGGCCAACGAGGGGCTCAGTGCGAGCGTGGCCGGTTCTGGATTGACCGCCTACAATCTGGGAGGCGTATGCGGCGCCTTGCTCTGCGCAGCTGCAGTTGCCCGTTTCGGTTCTCGCTGGCCGCTGGCGGTGTTCAGCGCGGGCGGCGCACTCAGCGCACTCCTGCTGATCGGGGTGAACCCCACCCAAAACACGAATGTCCTAATCTTTGGGGTTGGAGTGCACGGATTGTTCGTGACCACCGTGCAGTGCATCATCTATGCCCTATGCGCCCACGTGTATCCTACCAATGTGCGGGCCACCGGCACAGCTGCGACGCTTGCAGTTGGGCGACTGGGGGCGATCCTGAGCGCGTTTGCTGGAGCTGCGGTGATCACGGCTGGCGGTGCATCGGCCTATTTCACGATGCTTGGCGTAGCCATGGTCTGCGTACTGACCGGGCTCTGGATGGTCAGGCATCAGATTCCGCCGGTCCAGAAGACAAAGATAAAACTGGATAACGCTCCCCCCGTTTTGGTCGGACAGTGAGTTATGCCCTGAGCAGGGCCGCGCCTGTCTTTAGCGTGGCTCTGCATTTTATCTCGGAGTTCTGCTTGGTTGCTGCATCTAATACCGAGCGATAGGCGACGCGAACTGGACACCAGGAGTTGACGTATTTGCTCTCGATCCTGGTCTAATATTTGAAAAGGAAAGAGTGGTGCGGTCTCCATAGGCATTGACAGCCGTGTCTCTTCCGCTATTATTAACCGAATGATCGGTAAATTAAAAACTCCTCCGAGGAGCCCGGACAGGGAGGTCGACGTGGATCCATCGCTTCTCGTGACGCATCATGACGGCTGGACGGAGCTGACGCTCAACTGTCCCGACCGCCTCAACTCCTTCAATGAAGAGCTGAGCCGGGCCATGGCCGCAGTACTCGACGATGCTGCGAACGGGGATCACGATCTCGACCCGCAGCGCGAGGCGGGTTACACGCCGGTTTGCCGCGAGAGCGTCACCGCCTTCATAGAAAAGCGGTCTGCCTGCTTCTTGGGGTGGTGCTCATGAGCACGCCTACTCTGCTCCGTTCGGCTCAGGAGACAGCGCGCCTGTGCGCGGCGGCGATGTGGGCGACGGACCTTGCCAGCCAGGGGCTCGGGATTGAGATCCTGGCAGTCGGCCCCGGCACGGCGACGCTCGCGATGACGCTCACCGAGCGCATGACCAACGGCCATGGTTCGGCCCACGGAGGCTTCATCTTTGCCCTGGCCGACAGCGCTTTCGCCTTCGCCTGTAACACTTATGATGAGCGCACAGTCGCGGCGCACTGCTCCATCACCTTCCTTCGCCCCGGCACCTGCGGAGGACGGCTCGTGGCCGTGGCACGGGAAGTCGCCCGTCTCGGCCGATCCGGCATCTACGACGTTGCGGTGACGCAAGACGACGTCGTAATCGCGCAGTTTCGCGGGCATTCCCGTACCATCGGAGGCGCTGTTATCGCCCCTCCAGCAGGCGCACCGGAAGAATAAAGTACTGCATCATCAGCTTAATAGTGAAGGGAGGACAGCCATGTCTGATTCATCATCTTCTTTAGGGCGAACGATCAAAGGCGGGCTTGATTCGGCAGAACGCGCGTCGCGAGATCAGATCCTGTCCCTGCAGCGGGACCGTCTCGCCTGGTCACTGCGCCATGCTTACGAGAACGTGCCGTTCTACAGGCGGAAGTTCGATGAGGCAG
Encoded here:
- the paaZ gene encoding phenylacetic acid degradation bifunctional protein PaaZ, with product MTRILNSYALDRWFVPEEGLVDIPSAIDGRIVARSSTRGLDMAAMVHHARTVGGPALRALTFHERADRLRALATHLTAHKDALAELAADTGATKRDNAFDIDGGIGTLFAYASRGRRELPAQRFVVDGGPEPLSRGGSFLGMHVMTPLRGVAVHVNAFNFPCWGMLEKLAPSILAGVPVITKPATATAYVAEAVVRLIVEADVLPKGALQLLCGSAGDLLDHLAGQDVLSFTGSAATSQVLRDHPAVSRQAVRFIAERDSLNAAVLGPDAAEGTPEFNLFVKEVVREMTVKAGQKCTAIRRVIVPRALEPAVIGALKAQLAAVPVGDPRREDVRMGPLASLSQRAATREAVAEIAREAEIVFGDPETVTAIGADPEAGAFMAPVLLRCPDPLRAVAPHAVEAFGPVATVMAYDDLDDAVALVAKGEGSLVASVVTADPEVAESLVFGIAAHHGRVHVLDRDCAKESTGHGSPLPGLVHGGPGRAGGGEELGGLRGVFHYLQRTAVQGSPARLSALTRTWLSGAPAPVTAEHPFRRDYDALAVGDTVETPSRVITLDDIEHFASFTGDTFYAHMNEEAAKANPFFPGRVAHGYLILSFAAGLFVDPAPGPLLANYGLDNLRFLKPVSPGDAIRVRLTVKQKQPARKPEYGEVRWDVEVFNQDGETVARYELLTMSARNTAGGRAAA
- a CDS encoding FAD-dependent oxidoreductase, with amino-acid sequence MSTSTSPVQVHRHGTVAVITIDHPPVNALSQAVRQGLLAAVRKLDADSSVTALVITGVEGRFIAGADIREMNQPPGEPLLPDVVAAIDACTKPLIAAIGGPALGAGLEIALACDARLGGPAAQLGLTEIRLGLIPGAGGTQRLPRLVGVARAVSLIGEGRVLKAPEAHDLGLLDEVVTGDLLVAALERAPHVAKRRVSELPVPRGDAAAEALAFSRARKAAKSVPAIEAAIRVISAAHEGDFASGLAQERAAFLALRGSSEARALRHLFFAEREAGKVPGMAEAVARHVAMVAVIGAGTMGAGIAVALADAGLPVMLVERDDTAASAGLSRVRDLYERQVKSGRISEADVAERLGRILPTSDWSCLAAADLIVEAAFEDMAVKADIFRRLDAVAKSGAVLATNTSYLDLDAIAAATCRPQDVVGLHFFAPAHVMKLLEVVRGRATAPEVIATALTLARRAGKQPVVAGNCDGFIGNRIYAAYRRHAEYLVEDGAAPDAVDAALEAYGFAMGIFTVSDMSGLDIAFAMRKRRAATRDSRERYVAIPDRLCELQRLGRKTNAGWYAYDAAGRKSVDPLVTQLIAAARAEKGIVPRTFTALEIQNRLLAVMANEGAKALAEGVALRASDIDVVFVNGYGFPRTKGGPMWAADQMGLPRVLAEMKAAQEAGGSGSEPAPLLVELARTGRSFADWH
- the pcaF gene encoding 3-oxoadipyl-CoA thiolase codes for the protein MSHAYICDFARTPIGRYGGALKDVRADDLAAYPIRVLKERNPGIDWEAVDDVVLGCANQAGEDNRDVARMAALLAGLPVSAPGTTVNRLCGSGLDAVGIAARAIMTGDADLMLAGGVESMTRAPFVMGKATEAFSRQAEVFDTTIGWRFVNPLMKAQYGIDSMPETGENVAEEFRISRQDQDLFALRSQQRAAAAQAEGFFDREIVALEVKGKKGAVIRVDRDEHPRPDTTLEQLAALKTSFRKEGGTVTAGNASGVNDGAGALILASEEAARKYGLTPRARVVSVVQAGVPPRIMGIGPAPATRKLLAKNGLSLSEIDLIELNEAFASQALAVLRELGLPDDAEHVNPHGGAIALGHPLGMSGARLAMTAVSALEVRGGKRAVATMCIGVGQGIAALIERV
- the paaN gene encoding phenylacetic acid degradation protein PaaN codes for the protein MDDLFQAHAALLDAAVAASRRREFWSAFPEHPKAYPGSAPAEGQAAFEALKNRPFELARDEQDELRGCWVGEEVSPFGMRLGITYRSQAADDLVAAAQRAHAAWSEASVEQRVGVTLEILVRLNAASFLIAQAVEHTTGQASAMAFQAGGPHAQDRGLEAVAYAYAEMTRVPEAVRWEKPIGRSFIRLDKNFFVVPRGIGLIIGCATFPTWNSYPALFANLATGNAVIVKPHPAAILPLALTVKIGREVLAGQGFDPDVLQLAPDTTEAPLAKILATHAAIDIVDFTGSSAFGSWLRTNVTDKLLFTEEAGVNTIVIASTNAFSAMCQNIAFSLSLYSGQMCTAPQTIFVPASGISTDEGHKSFEAVAASIAGAIDALLSDPVRAGAVLGAIQSPETLTRIEAARTLGRVVRDSSALPLERARTATPLLISLDASEATPALEEWFGPIAFIVAVHDAEEGIARASAAARTKGAITAALYSTDEAQIARAIPSYARAGVALSVNLTGGIYVNQSAAFSDYHVTGANPAGNACLTDTAFVAGRFRVVCVRRPAAA
- the paaG gene encoding 2-(1,2-epoxy-1,2-dihydrophenyl)acetyl-CoA isomerase PaaG, translating into MDPSLLVAHHDGWTELTLNRPDRLNSFNEELSRALAAALDDAEDDACRAVLLTGAGRGFCAGQDLGERVSADGPPDLGYTIETFYNPLVRRLRGLRKPVVCAVNGVAAGAGANLALACDIVLAARSAKFIQAFAKIGLVPDSGGTFFLPRLIGEARARAVSLLAEPVSAETAESWGLIWRAVDDVALLPEARALAAHLATQPTQGLALAKAALNASAGNTLDAQLDLERDLQREAGRTPDYREGVTAFMEKRPARFSGRRS
- a CDS encoding MFS transporter, whose protein sequence is MDIGQILDDGPWTTMQKIVVVLAALAIVADGFDGQLIGFAIPLIIKEWNVTRGDFAPVVASGLIGMAIGSACAGMLADHFGRRMGVICSVLLFSLATCAIGFSENLWMMAALRFVAGLGIGGALPTSTTMTAEYTPARSRTIAITATIVCFPLGGMLSGVFASFILPAFGWRGLFWIGGTIPLLLALVLFFRLPESPRFLAHHHARWPELIRLLGRMSRPVSAGSTFIDSREEKVEEDAGLRALFEEGRRRDTIALWLATFACLLAVYSAFSWLPTMLANEGLSASVAGSGLTAYNLGGVCGALLCAAAVARFGSRWPLAVFSAGGALSALLLIGVNPTQNTNVLIFGVGVHGLFVTTVQCIIYALCAHVYPTNVRATGTAATLAVGRLGAILSAFAGAAVITAGGASAYFTMLGVAMVCVLTGLWMVRHQIPPVQKTKIKLDNAPPVLVGQ
- the paaI gene encoding hydroxyphenylacetyl-CoA thioesterase PaaI is translated as MSTPTLLRSAQETARLCAAAMWATDLASQGLGIEILAVGPGTATLAMTLTERMTNGHGSAHGGFIFALADSAFAFACNTYDERTVAAHCSITFLRPGTCGGRLVAVAREVARLGRSGIYDVAVTQDDVVIAQFRGHSRTIGGAVIAPPAGAPEE